Proteins encoded in a region of the Schaalia hyovaginalis genome:
- a CDS encoding SDR family NAD(P)-dependent oxidoreductase has translation MGTALITGATSGLGEEFAWQLAAAGHDLVLAARREDVLRALAERLQSVAGVRAEVIVADLSTPEGCAAVARRIDAPSDAQTPPIGLLVNNAGFGLGKPFPDNDLEAEINGLDVMVRAVMVLSHHAVRAMRARGRGAILNVASVASRTGAGTYSAHKAWVVAFTEGLSEELRGTGVTATAVCPGPVRTAFFEKAGVDMTRTPGAFMAEPEEVVSEALDAVRVGRVLVTPTPVYKAAMAAMKLMPRSAVRAAMRGVPHM, from the coding sequence ATGGGAACAGCATTGATCACGGGTGCGACCTCGGGGCTCGGCGAGGAATTCGCCTGGCAGCTGGCGGCGGCGGGGCACGATCTCGTTCTTGCGGCCAGACGCGAAGACGTGCTGCGCGCTCTTGCGGAGCGCCTGCAGTCCGTTGCGGGCGTTCGAGCCGAGGTGATCGTTGCGGATCTGTCGACACCGGAGGGCTGCGCCGCGGTCGCGCGTCGGATCGATGCGCCCTCCGATGCGCAGACGCCGCCGATCGGCCTCCTGGTGAACAATGCGGGCTTCGGACTCGGCAAGCCCTTCCCGGACAACGACCTCGAGGCGGAGATCAACGGCCTCGACGTGATGGTGCGAGCCGTCATGGTGCTCTCGCATCACGCGGTGCGGGCGATGCGCGCTCGCGGTCGGGGCGCGATCCTCAACGTCGCCTCGGTCGCCTCCAGGACCGGTGCGGGCACCTACTCCGCTCATAAGGCGTGGGTCGTCGCTTTCACGGAGGGATTGTCCGAGGAGCTGCGCGGCACCGGCGTCACGGCGACTGCCGTGTGCCCGGGGCCCGTGCGGACGGCGTTCTTCGAGAAGGCGGGGGTCGATATGACGCGGACCCCCGGAGCCTTCATGGCCGAACCCGAGGAGGTCGTGTCCGAAGCGCTGGACGCAGTTCGCGTCGGCCGGGTCCTCGTGACTCCGACGCCCGTCTACAAGGCGGCGATGGCGGCGATGAAGCTCATGCCGCGCTCCGCGGTCCGCGCGGCGATGCGCGGCGTCCCCCATATGTGA
- the clpB gene encoding ATP-dependent chaperone ClpB, with protein sequence MTKEFTTKAQEALAAAIDAARVAGNPNVEAIHLLEALLEQDEGIANSLIDSVGADRRAIGARTRNALVALPAAQGATTAQPQTSRALVEVVSAAQKLASDGGDAYVSTEHLLIALAASPGEAGRILGEAGASADALSSALKKLRPEPITSPEPEGSFEALAKYGRDLTEVAREGKLDPVIGRDSEIRRVVQVLARRTKNNPVLIGEPGVGKTAVVEGLAQRIVAGDVPESLRDKRLVALDIASMVAGAKYRGEFEERLKAVLSEIQRSEGRIITFIDELHTVVGAGAGSEGAMDAGNMLKPMLARGELRMVGATTLDEYREYIEKDPALERRFQQVFVGEPSVEDTVAILRGIAPKYEAHHKVTISDGALVAAAQLSDRYITGRQLPDKAIDLIDEAASRLRMELDSSPVEIDELRRQVDRLRMEESYLAESDPDLKDEATQERLGRLRADLADKQEELTALTSRWEAEKAGHNKVGDLRVRLDDLRTQLELAIRENRWEEAGRLQNGEIPAVERQIGEAEASAEPEDSPQTPMIAEKVGPAEIAEVVESWTGIPTGKLLQTETDKLLNMEGEIARRLVGQRAAVSAVADAVRRSRAGIADPNRPDGSFLFLGPTGVGKTELAKSLAEFLFDDERAMIRIDMSEYSEKHSVARLVGAPPGYVGYEQGGQLTEAVRRRPYSVILLDEIEKADPEVFDILLQVLDDGRLTDGQGRTVDFRNTILILTSNLGSQFLADQSLSEQERSEAVMEVVRRSFKPEFLNRLDETVMFEPLGADELAGIVDLMVAEFGRRLADRRITLEVSEPARGWLTRVGYDPAYGARPLRRVIQKEIGDRLAKMLLAGEVAEGARVKVDIDEALDGLVMTSGAGSSDDSCEEVEGLLG encoded by the coding sequence ATGACGAAGGAATTCACCACCAAGGCCCAAGAGGCCCTCGCCGCCGCGATCGACGCCGCCCGCGTCGCCGGCAACCCCAATGTCGAAGCGATCCACCTCCTTGAAGCCCTCCTCGAACAGGACGAGGGGATCGCGAACTCCCTCATCGACTCCGTCGGGGCCGACCGGCGCGCCATCGGGGCGCGCACCCGCAACGCCCTCGTCGCCCTCCCCGCGGCCCAGGGGGCGACCACCGCCCAGCCGCAGACCTCGCGCGCCCTCGTCGAGGTCGTGAGCGCCGCGCAGAAGCTCGCGAGCGACGGAGGCGACGCCTACGTTTCGACCGAGCACCTCCTCATCGCCCTCGCCGCATCACCGGGCGAGGCCGGGAGGATCCTCGGCGAAGCGGGCGCAAGCGCCGATGCGCTCAGCAGCGCGCTGAAGAAGCTGCGCCCCGAGCCCATCACATCCCCCGAGCCCGAAGGCTCCTTCGAAGCCCTCGCCAAATACGGCCGCGACCTCACCGAAGTCGCCCGCGAGGGCAAGCTCGACCCCGTCATCGGCCGCGACTCCGAGATCCGCAGGGTCGTCCAGGTCCTGGCGCGCCGCACGAAGAACAACCCCGTCCTCATCGGCGAACCGGGCGTCGGCAAGACCGCCGTCGTCGAGGGCCTCGCCCAGCGCATCGTCGCCGGCGACGTGCCCGAATCCCTGCGCGACAAGCGACTCGTCGCCCTCGACATCGCCTCGATGGTCGCGGGCGCGAAGTATCGCGGTGAATTCGAGGAGCGCCTCAAGGCCGTCCTCTCCGAGATCCAGCGCTCCGAGGGGCGGATCATCACCTTCATCGACGAACTCCACACGGTCGTCGGCGCGGGCGCCGGATCCGAGGGAGCGATGGACGCGGGCAACATGCTCAAGCCCATGCTCGCCAGGGGCGAGCTGCGCATGGTCGGCGCGACGACCCTCGACGAGTACCGCGAGTACATCGAGAAGGACCCCGCCCTCGAACGCCGATTCCAGCAGGTTTTCGTCGGCGAGCCGAGCGTCGAGGACACGGTCGCGATCCTGCGTGGCATCGCCCCGAAGTACGAGGCCCACCACAAGGTGACGATCTCCGACGGCGCCCTCGTGGCGGCCGCCCAGCTCTCCGACCGCTACATCACCGGGCGTCAACTCCCCGACAAGGCGATCGATCTCATCGACGAGGCCGCCTCCCGTCTGAGGATGGAGCTCGACTCGAGCCCCGTCGAGATTGACGAGCTGCGGCGCCAGGTCGACCGCCTGCGCATGGAGGAGTCCTACCTCGCCGAATCCGACCCGGATCTGAAGGATGAGGCGACGCAGGAGCGCCTCGGCAGGCTCCGCGCCGACCTCGCCGACAAGCAGGAGGAGCTCACCGCCCTCACGAGCCGGTGGGAGGCTGAGAAGGCCGGGCACAACAAGGTCGGCGACCTGCGCGTGCGGCTCGACGACCTGCGCACCCAGCTCGAGCTCGCGATCCGCGAGAACCGCTGGGAGGAGGCGGGCCGCCTCCAGAACGGCGAGATCCCGGCGGTCGAACGCCAGATCGGGGAGGCCGAGGCCTCCGCTGAGCCGGAGGACTCCCCGCAGACCCCGATGATCGCCGAGAAGGTCGGCCCGGCGGAGATCGCCGAGGTCGTCGAGTCGTGGACGGGCATCCCCACGGGCAAACTCCTCCAGACCGAGACCGACAAGCTCCTCAACATGGAGGGCGAGATCGCCCGCCGCCTGGTCGGGCAGCGTGCCGCCGTCAGCGCCGTCGCCGATGCGGTGCGCCGCTCGCGCGCGGGCATCGCCGACCCGAACCGGCCCGACGGCTCCTTCCTCTTCCTCGGGCCGACCGGCGTCGGCAAGACGGAGCTCGCGAAGTCGCTCGCGGAGTTCCTCTTCGACGATGAGCGGGCGATGATCCGCATCGACATGTCGGAGTACTCCGAGAAGCACTCGGTCGCGCGCCTCGTCGGCGCCCCTCCCGGGTACGTCGGATACGAGCAGGGCGGACAGCTCACCGAGGCCGTTCGTCGCCGCCCCTATTCGGTGATCCTCCTCGACGAGATCGAGAAGGCGGATCCCGAGGTCTTCGACATCCTCCTCCAGGTGCTCGATGACGGGCGGCTCACCGATGGGCAGGGGAGGACCGTGGACTTCCGCAACACGATCCTCATCCTCACCTCGAACCTCGGCTCGCAGTTCCTCGCCGACCAGAGCCTGTCCGAGCAGGAGCGCTCCGAGGCGGTGATGGAGGTGGTCCGCCGCAGCTTCAAGCCGGAGTTCCTCAACCGACTCGATGAGACGGTCATGTTCGAGCCCCTCGGCGCCGACGAACTCGCCGGGATCGTCGACCTCATGGTCGCCGAGTTCGGCCGCAGGCTCGCCGACCGCAGGATCACCCTTGAAGTGTCCGAGCCCGCCCGCGGCTGGCTCACCCGCGTGGGCTACGACCCGGCGTACGGCGCGCGTCCGCTGCGCCGCGTCATCCAGAAGGAGATCGGCGACAGGCTCGCGAAGATGCTCCTCGCGGGTGAGGTCGCCGAGGGCGCCCGGGTGAAGGTCGACATCGACGAGGCCCTCGACGGTCTCGTCATGACGAGCGGCGCCGGCTCCAGCGACGACTCCTGCGAGGAGGTCGAGGGGCTCCTCGGCTGA
- a CDS encoding HAD-IIA family hydrolase — protein MTTTTIAPKPLTEMPPVSAWLSDMDGVLVKENRALPGAEQFLDALRRKGYPFLVLTNNSIFTNRDLSARLARSGLDVPEDNIWTSANATAAFLSQQSPDSTAFVIGEAGLTTALHGAGYIMTDQDPEYVVLGETRNYDFNAITSAIRLIESGAKFIATNPDVTGPSDDGTLPATGSIAAMITAATGKRPYFVGKPNPVMIRAGLNKIGAHSERAAMVGDRMDTDIQAGVEAGLRTHLVLSGSTSLEQVEQYPYRPFGIHEGIGELIELVEAVSE, from the coding sequence ATGACGACAACGACTATTGCGCCGAAGCCCCTCACCGAGATGCCGCCGGTCTCCGCGTGGCTCTCCGACATGGACGGCGTCCTCGTCAAGGAGAACCGCGCCCTGCCCGGCGCCGAACAATTCCTCGACGCGCTGCGCCGCAAGGGCTACCCCTTCCTCGTCCTGACGAACAACTCGATCTTCACCAACCGCGACCTGTCAGCACGGCTCGCCCGTTCGGGGCTCGACGTCCCCGAGGACAACATCTGGACCTCGGCGAACGCGACCGCCGCATTCCTCTCGCAGCAGTCCCCGGACTCCACGGCCTTCGTCATCGGCGAAGCCGGGCTCACGACCGCCCTGCACGGCGCGGGCTACATCATGACCGACCAGGACCCCGAGTACGTCGTCCTCGGCGAAACCCGCAACTACGACTTCAACGCGATCACCAGTGCGATCAGGCTCATCGAGTCCGGCGCCAAGTTCATCGCGACCAACCCCGACGTGACCGGCCCCTCCGATGACGGGACCCTGCCCGCCACCGGCTCGATCGCCGCGATGATCACCGCCGCCACCGGCAAACGCCCCTACTTCGTCGGCAAACCGAACCCCGTCATGATCCGCGCGGGCCTCAACAAGATCGGCGCGCACTCCGAGCGCGCAGCCATGGTCGGCGACCGCATGGACACCGACATCCAGGCGGGCGTCGAAGCGGGGCTTCGCACGCACCTCGTCCTCTCGGGATCGACCTCGCTCGAGCAAGTCGAGCAGTACCCGTACCGCCCCTTCGGCATCCACGAGGGGATCGGAGAGCTCATCGAACTCGTCGAAGCCGTGAGCGAGTGA
- a CDS encoding YbjN domain-containing protein, which produces MGIFGWLSDRFGEADRKLSGTPQGAPAAPTGPSSEDVLETLARRSDALSVPTVERLGLLFDAKEWKWELDKDGDIVSGWDGSMFYFRMVGKQKEILNVLAFRRGRIEREQRNDLLLAIEDWHRTHLWPKGYFRDSEGDTLEVCAEVNVDFEQGATDEQLLLQCRCAIGTILQFFEGIDQRFGVPEESSES; this is translated from the coding sequence ATGGGCATCTTCGGTTGGCTGTCCGATCGCTTCGGGGAGGCGGATCGCAAACTGTCGGGCACTCCGCAGGGGGCGCCCGCGGCTCCGACGGGCCCCTCTTCCGAGGACGTTTTGGAGACGCTGGCCCGTCGTTCCGACGCTCTCAGCGTGCCGACGGTGGAACGCCTCGGGCTCCTCTTCGACGCCAAGGAGTGGAAGTGGGAGCTCGACAAGGACGGTGACATCGTCTCGGGCTGGGACGGCTCGATGTTCTACTTTCGCATGGTCGGCAAGCAGAAGGAGATCTTGAACGTCCTCGCATTCCGGCGGGGGCGGATCGAGCGCGAGCAGCGCAATGATCTTCTGCTGGCGATCGAGGACTGGCATCGGACGCACCTGTGGCCCAAGGGCTATTTCCGTGACAGCGAGGGCGACACCTTGGAGGTGTGCGCGGAGGTCAATGTCGATTTCGAGCAGGGGGCGACCGACGAGCAGCTCCTTCTGCAGTGCCGCTGCGCGATCGGGACGATCCTGCAGTTCTTCGAAGGCATCGATCAGCGTTTCGGTGTTCCGGAGGAGTCCTCCGAGTCCTGA
- a CDS encoding serine hydrolase domain-containing protein, whose amino-acid sequence MTPIFDSPVDIPFAHAYALVARGDRLVEVGQAREVRPLASVTKLCTAWSVLIAVERGLLALDDPAGPEGATVRHLLAHASGLPFESREAQFSPGKRRVYSNAGYEVLGDLVEEATGTPIGRWIEESLFEPLGMSSAEVPGSPAASGLGSVEDLLALGEELLHPSLISVELAHEARTAQYPELAGVVPGYGRHAPCPWGLGPEIRGLKSPHWTAPDAPHSTFGHFGVSGSFLWVDPVNEAVGVFLGEQDFGPWHKENWSALNGALLELASR is encoded by the coding sequence GTGACGCCCATCTTCGACTCCCCGGTCGATATCCCCTTCGCGCACGCCTACGCCCTCGTCGCCCGCGGCGATCGCCTCGTCGAGGTCGGTCAGGCGCGCGAGGTCCGCCCTCTGGCCTCGGTGACGAAACTCTGCACAGCCTGGTCCGTCCTCATCGCAGTCGAGCGCGGCCTCCTCGCCCTCGACGATCCGGCCGGCCCCGAGGGCGCCACCGTCCGCCACCTCCTGGCCCACGCCTCCGGACTCCCCTTCGAATCGCGCGAAGCGCAGTTCTCACCCGGCAAGCGCCGCGTCTATTCGAACGCCGGGTACGAGGTCCTCGGCGACCTCGTCGAAGAGGCGACGGGCACTCCCATCGGGCGTTGGATCGAGGAGAGCCTCTTCGAACCCCTCGGCATGTCGAGTGCGGAGGTCCCCGGAAGCCCCGCCGCCTCCGGACTCGGATCCGTCGAGGACCTCCTCGCCCTCGGGGAGGAACTGCTCCATCCGAGTCTCATCTCCGTCGAGTTGGCGCACGAGGCCCGCACGGCCCAGTACCCCGAGCTCGCCGGCGTCGTGCCCGGGTACGGCCGGCACGCGCCGTGCCCGTGGGGGCTCGGCCCCGAGATCCGAGGGCTGAAGTCCCCCCATTGGACCGCGCCCGACGCCCCGCACTCGACCTTCGGGCACTTCGGCGTGTCCGGGTCCTTCCTCTGGGTCGACCCGGTGAACGAGGCGGTGGGAGTATTCCTGGGCGAGCAAGATTTCGGGCCCTGGCACAAGGAGAACTGGAGCGCCCTCAATGGCGCGCTCCTCGAGCTCGCGTCCCGCTGA
- a CDS encoding YbjN domain-containing protein, whose product MMGTENGGASLPGASSAVAPVTQERLKAILDSKNWHWFIDNEGDLGGIWDGNTFFFMLVGKESTILRIQGNLNRRLSMEHLDEVREFILEWHRDKLWPTAAHHITDDGDLRIEIDHCIDWECGASDAQLLQQIECTLGTGNQFFDALLERVGE is encoded by the coding sequence ATGATGGGTACGGAAAACGGCGGCGCCTCCCTTCCCGGAGCGTCCTCTGCGGTCGCTCCGGTGACCCAGGAGCGCTTGAAGGCCATCCTGGATTCGAAGAACTGGCACTGGTTCATCGATAACGAGGGCGATCTCGGCGGGATCTGGGACGGGAACACCTTCTTCTTCATGCTCGTCGGCAAGGAGTCGACGATCCTGCGGATTCAGGGCAATCTCAACCGGCGCCTCTCGATGGAGCACCTCGATGAGGTGCGTGAATTCATCCTCGAGTGGCATCGTGACAAGCTCTGGCCGACGGCCGCGCATCATATCACGGATGACGGTGATCTTCGGATCGAGATCGACCATTGCATCGACTGGGAATGCGGGGCGAGCGATGCGCAGCTCCTCCAGCAGATCGAGTGCACCCTCGGCACGGGCAACCAGTTCTTCGACGCGCTTCTCGAAAGGGTTGGTGAGTAA
- a CDS encoding DUF2339 domain-containing protein, with amino-acid sequence MHDPLDGSAPQASPGESSRADEGAAQRPDLEELAREVERLGLELARLSALLDSRAAQSPSPAPLAPASSVPAPRAPRTPPGPAPQQAQLSPQQAHPAPQQQAHPWMQPPEPVFPGATGPQASPRAPLPASAPTDSTRRASPPSSPPTGKASESRLGAYALSIASALLIFFAGASLIALFWNSIPDAAKVGFVGLLALVLTVTGTVLSRMPGEESGDWRRSVPAATLLGMGGGLGFVAIIGAAILGVLVNAMSGLLLLIAWGIIMYALGALTRNPFTWIIAALGGISTIELVVFYADREPASAHLAAIALLIHLLILTGITFRSSPIRTSAASRPASFLPVLALALWALLRLPIDTVPQSKAPLTLAVYSLFGVLLLMQTLLLTRAAEEGQHRREWSLIWIAIPLLLGGTALRISAWEVRPAPFPATIDSAPLIAFAAVLLLLIGILLCSFLSAAFPMHPLPRAAAAHGLSATVLLILIARASLGERSLLEIAAMVLVLAATAIPAVIAGRGGHALTLPLMSLPFLLPLFGRDWVSEGVGIVLLVVIMTASLLVDVFARRTRRAAQTLASPPGSLPRAAAWAQGIILLVHMTAAVQGALFLLEIAGAWRTTAMWICLFSALGLLILSGLPSNALGPAELFSGEGFDARVSPRALPAVVPSPAVAAGAGPGAPRPMTQPAPGAPAGIAAQPGLALPAAHPGPAARLRAPVAPILITGAVCLLIVVSAVIDAFSSRSGSLDVHTGVLAALTVILASISAWMLYPVAALDAGGSALGAVIIISTVTTLTMLAPEGARSWISNIALVLAAALCILIGLALRARRLRFLGLVTVLVGVLKIALVDLAAQNSLTRIGALFLAGLICFLLSLAYTRLFTAFDEERARPRRTPQPMPSPQPLPAPELQSPSQGLGAPPSAPERPAAPPPGPPRDPSLS; translated from the coding sequence GTGCACGACCCGCTCGACGGCTCCGCGCCCCAGGCCTCACCCGGAGAATCATCGAGAGCCGATGAGGGGGCTGCGCAGCGCCCGGATCTGGAGGAACTCGCACGGGAGGTTGAACGACTCGGTCTCGAGCTCGCCCGCCTGTCCGCCCTCCTCGACTCCCGCGCAGCGCAAAGCCCCTCCCCTGCGCCCCTTGCCCCCGCGTCATCAGTCCCGGCGCCCCGTGCTCCGCGAACCCCACCGGGCCCCGCCCCGCAGCAGGCGCAGCTGTCGCCGCAGCAGGCGCACCCGGCCCCGCAGCAGCAGGCGCACCCGTGGATGCAGCCCCCGGAGCCGGTGTTTCCCGGAGCAACGGGGCCGCAGGCCTCCCCGCGCGCTCCCCTTCCTGCGAGCGCGCCGACGGATTCCACTCGAAGGGCTTCACCCCCCTCCTCACCGCCGACGGGAAAAGCCAGCGAGTCCCGCCTGGGCGCCTACGCGCTCTCGATCGCCTCCGCACTCCTCATCTTCTTCGCAGGCGCCAGTCTCATCGCCCTGTTCTGGAACTCGATCCCCGATGCCGCGAAAGTCGGATTCGTCGGACTCCTCGCCCTCGTCCTCACGGTCACAGGAACCGTGCTCTCGCGGATGCCCGGCGAGGAATCGGGCGATTGGCGGCGCTCGGTTCCCGCCGCGACGCTCCTGGGCATGGGCGGAGGGCTCGGCTTCGTCGCGATCATCGGAGCTGCGATCCTCGGTGTTCTCGTGAATGCGATGAGCGGACTGCTCCTCCTCATCGCCTGGGGAATCATCATGTACGCCCTGGGCGCGCTGACGCGGAACCCCTTCACCTGGATCATCGCCGCCCTCGGCGGGATCTCGACGATCGAGCTCGTCGTCTTCTACGCGGACCGCGAGCCGGCCTCCGCGCATCTCGCGGCGATCGCCCTTCTCATCCACCTCCTCATCCTGACAGGGATCACCTTCCGCTCCTCGCCGATCCGCACTTCCGCTGCGTCGAGGCCGGCCTCCTTCCTCCCGGTTCTCGCACTCGCGCTCTGGGCTCTCCTGCGCCTCCCGATCGACACGGTCCCTCAGTCGAAGGCGCCGCTCACCCTTGCCGTCTACTCCCTGTTCGGGGTTCTCCTCCTCATGCAGACCCTGCTCCTCACCCGGGCCGCCGAGGAGGGTCAGCACCGAAGGGAATGGTCGCTGATCTGGATCGCGATACCCCTCCTCCTCGGAGGCACTGCCCTCAGGATCTCCGCTTGGGAAGTGAGACCCGCGCCTTTCCCCGCGACCATCGACTCCGCGCCGCTGATCGCCTTCGCGGCGGTGCTCCTCCTTCTCATCGGGATCCTCCTCTGCTCGTTCCTGTCCGCCGCCTTCCCGATGCACCCCCTTCCCCGGGCCGCCGCCGCGCACGGCCTCAGCGCAACCGTTCTCCTCATCCTCATCGCCCGCGCATCGCTCGGCGAACGCAGCCTCCTCGAAATCGCCGCCATGGTCCTCGTTCTCGCAGCGACCGCCATTCCGGCGGTCATCGCAGGGCGGGGAGGGCACGCGCTCACGCTCCCCCTCATGTCCCTTCCGTTCCTCCTTCCCCTCTTCGGCAGGGATTGGGTGAGTGAAGGGGTCGGAATCGTCCTCCTCGTCGTCATCATGACGGCCTCGCTTCTCGTCGACGTCTTCGCGCGAAGAACGCGCAGGGCTGCGCAGACCCTCGCATCACCCCCAGGCTCCCTGCCCCGCGCGGCGGCTTGGGCTCAGGGGATCATCCTCCTCGTCCACATGACGGCAGCCGTTCAGGGCGCGCTCTTCCTCCTCGAGATCGCCGGGGCGTGGAGGACGACCGCGATGTGGATCTGCCTCTTCAGCGCTTTGGGCCTCCTCATCCTCTCGGGCTTGCCGAGCAACGCTCTCGGCCCCGCCGAACTGTTCAGCGGCGAGGGATTCGACGCCCGCGTCTCCCCCCGAGCGCTTCCCGCAGTCGTGCCCTCGCCGGCCGTTGCAGCGGGTGCCGGGCCGGGCGCTCCGAGGCCGATGACGCAGCCGGCTCCCGGAGCTCCCGCGGGCATCGCAGCCCAGCCGGGCCTTGCACTCCCCGCAGCTCACCCCGGCCCCGCAGCGCGACTGCGCGCGCCTGTCGCCCCGATCCTCATCACCGGGGCCGTGTGCCTCCTCATCGTCGTCTCCGCCGTCATCGACGCCTTCTCGTCCCGATCCGGCTCCCTCGATGTTCACACGGGGGTCCTCGCCGCACTCACGGTGATCCTCGCTTCGATCTCCGCCTGGATGCTCTACCCCGTCGCCGCCCTCGATGCCGGAGGATCAGCCCTCGGCGCGGTCATCATCATCTCGACGGTCACGACCCTGACGATGCTCGCCCCGGAGGGCGCGCGCTCGTGGATCTCGAACATCGCCCTCGTCCTCGCCGCCGCGCTGTGCATCCTCATCGGGCTCGCCCTGCGTGCCAGAAGACTCCGATTCCTCGGACTGGTCACCGTGCTCGTCGGCGTCCTGAAGATCGCCCTGGTCGACCTGGCGGCGCAGAACTCCCTGACGCGGATCGGAGCGCTCTTCCTGGCCGGCCTCATCTGCTTCCTCCTCTCCCTCGCATACACGCGGCTCTTCACGGCCTTCGACGAGGAGAGGGCCCGCCCCCGGCGGACACCGCAGCCCATGCCGAGTCCGCAGCCCCTGCCTGCTCCGGAGCTCCAGTCCCCCTCTCAGGGCCTCGGCGCTCCGCCCTCGGCACCCGAGCGCCCTGCCGCTCCTCCGCCGGGCCCTCCCCGAGATCCTTCCCTAAGCTGA
- a CDS encoding exodeoxyribonuclease III: MRFATWNVNSIRTRVDRVIAFLDRSGVDVLAMQEIKCKPEQFPTEPFEAAGYHLAVHGLDQWNGVAVASRLPILRVEDHFAGQPTFGDPETLEARALGVTFRQADGAETTIWSLYVPNGRELDHPHYAYKLAWLSALRAEGARWLAADPSARIALVGDWNVAPFDEDVWDMAAFEGKTHVSEPERRAFFAFAEDGWEEVSRERVTNYTYWDYQKLRFPRNEGMRIDFVYASPALAGAVSGVGIDRDERKGKGASDHVPLIVELAD, from the coding sequence ATGAGATTCGCGACCTGGAACGTCAATTCGATCCGCACCCGCGTCGACCGCGTCATCGCCTTCCTCGACCGCTCCGGTGTCGACGTGCTCGCCATGCAGGAGATCAAGTGCAAGCCCGAGCAATTCCCGACCGAGCCCTTCGAAGCGGCCGGGTACCATCTCGCGGTCCACGGGCTCGATCAGTGGAACGGCGTCGCCGTGGCCTCGCGCCTGCCGATCCTTCGCGTCGAGGATCATTTCGCAGGTCAGCCGACTTTCGGAGATCCTGAGACCCTCGAGGCCCGCGCACTCGGCGTCACCTTCCGCCAGGCCGATGGCGCGGAGACGACGATCTGGAGCCTCTACGTGCCCAACGGGCGCGAACTCGATCACCCGCACTACGCCTACAAGCTCGCCTGGCTTTCGGCCCTGAGGGCAGAGGGCGCCCGGTGGCTCGCGGCCGATCCGAGTGCGCGCATCGCACTGGTCGGCGATTGGAACGTCGCCCCCTTCGACGAGGATGTGTGGGACATGGCGGCCTTCGAGGGGAAGACGCACGTGTCCGAGCCCGAGCGCCGCGCTTTCTTCGCCTTCGCCGAGGACGGATGGGAGGAGGTGAGCCGCGAGCGCGTCACGAACTACACGTATTGGGACTACCAGAAGCTGCGCTTCCCGAGGAATGAAGGGATGCGGATCGACTTCGTGTACGCCTCGCCCGCGCTCGCCGGGGCCGTCTCCGGGGTCGGGATCGACCGCGATGAGCGCAAGGGGAAGGGCGCCTCGGACCATGTGCCGCTGATCGTCGAGCTCGCCGATTGA
- the pyrE gene encoding orotate phosphoribosyltransferase: MTNDSHKARLSELVKELAVIHEKVTLASGRESDFYVDMRRATLHHEAAPLIGHVMLDLLEEAGFTPGEEYVAVGGLTMGADPVAAAMLHAAASRGLDLDAFVVRKAAKDHGMKRRIEGPDVTGKRVVVLEDTSTTGGSPLEAAAALKEAGAEVVAVAVIVDRATGAKERIEAEGFPYFYALGLEDLGLA, encoded by the coding sequence ATGACGAACGACTCGCACAAGGCCCGCCTCTCCGAACTGGTCAAGGAGCTGGCGGTCATCCACGAGAAGGTCACGCTCGCTTCGGGCCGTGAATCCGATTTCTACGTCGATATGCGCCGCGCGACGCTCCATCACGAGGCCGCTCCCCTCATCGGCCACGTCATGCTCGACCTCCTCGAAGAAGCCGGATTCACCCCCGGGGAGGAGTACGTCGCCGTCGGGGGCCTCACCATGGGCGCCGATCCTGTTGCGGCCGCGATGCTTCACGCCGCCGCTTCGCGCGGGCTCGACCTCGATGCGTTCGTCGTCCGCAAGGCGGCGAAGGACCACGGCATGAAGCGCCGCATCGAAGGGCCTGATGTGACGGGCAAGCGCGTCGTCGTCCTCGAAGACACTTCGACCACGGGCGGGTCTCCGCTTGAAGCCGCCGCCGCCCTCAAGGAAGCCGGTGCCGAGGTCGTCGCCGTCGCGGTGATCGTGGATCGTGCGACCGGTGCGAAGGAGCGCATCGAGGCTGAGGGCTTCCCGTACTTCTACGCCCTCGGTCTTGAGGACCTCGGCCTCGCCTGA